The following DNA comes from Terriglobales bacterium.
CCTGGGCTACAGCCACCATGCTACTTTTTCCCAGACCGTGCACACCGGTTTTTTCGGAGTGACTTACCCCAAACTTAATGTATTACTTCACCTGTTGATCGGCACCCGCCGCGGGCTGCTGCCCCTGGCGCCGGTGCTTATCCTGGCTCCTTTTGGCTTCGTCACCCTTTGGAAGCAGCGGGAAGCGCGCAGCAGCACTCTCGCCGCCGCGGCGATTGCTCTCTACTTTCTCCTTTTCAACGCTTCGTTTCTGGATTGGTACGCCGGATGGATCTATGGTCCCCGCTACCTCTCGCCGGGACTGCCATTCATCTGCCTCGGCCTGGCGCCCTTCTGGATGACGGCGCGCCCGTGGCTGCGTGGCGTGCTGCTCGGATTCGCCCTGATCGGCGCTGCACAATCTCTGATTGCTGTCAGCACCACCATCAGTCCACCGGACGCCATCAAATATCCGGTTCGCGACTATCTCTGGCCAGCCTTCCGCAGTGGCCGCATCCCGCTCAACGAGAATGGATTCAATTTAGGAACGCTAGTTGGACTGCGCGGCCTAACGAGTCTGGTACCGTTATTGGCCGGGTGGGCGGTATTACTTTTGCTTGGGGTGGCTCTCAATAAACCACAGAGGGCACAGAGGAGGAATACTGATTGAAGCTCCAGCGTTTTAGAGCTGTTGGTGTCGCTTTAGAAAGCCTGGCCCCTCTGTGGACTCTGTGCTCTCTGTGGTTAAAGCCTTGTGTCCTTTGTAATGAAGATCTGAAAACTAATTCGACCCATCCACCGACAGTTGGTAGATAAAATCCGGCCGGGCCATACCACGGAATTCGAATACGTGAACAAAGAACGTGGTCGGGGCCCCCAACGCGCCCGGGACCCGCAGAAGTATTCGCGAGTCGCGGGTTGACCCGCCAATCTGCACGTCATCGTTGATGCATTGGTCGAAGAATCCCCCAACCAGCTTGGGTGGAACAAGAGGCGCGGTGGCCGCATCCAGCGCCGGATCGTCACAGGTCTGCAGGCGTTGCCCATTCGAGTCCACTAGTTCTATGACGGTATCCATCTGCGAGGGTGTAGGTATCAGTCTGTCGGCAAATGATTCAATGGTGTAGGTTGCCCCGCCCACAGTGTTCACAGCATAAAAATCAGAATCGGCAGGCGCAAGCAAGCCGGTGCTGGCGTCAAATCCGGGGCTGAGGGAGGCAGTAAATTTCCCCCGCGTAATCGGCGTTGCGTGGGCGATATCGTCATTGCGCGCCGCCGAGGAAACCACGTTTAAGGTGAGCGCCTGGGTGGCGATAGTGCCAATGCTATCAGGCACGCTAACGGTAAAGGAGAAAGACCCTGTCACGGTTGGTGTGCCGGTCACAATTCCCAGCGCACTGAACCCCATGCCAGTGGGCAAAGAACCACTGAGTGTCCAGAATCCAGGGCCGGCAGTCCCGAGGGTCGCCAACTGAACTTCATAGAAGTGGTTCACCACGGCATCGGGCAAGCTCGTGGTCGTGATGGCGAATGGCGCCGCCGTGACATTCAGATGAACTGTGCCCGTCCCGGTTCCTGTCCCAGAATCGGTGACGTTCACCGTAAAATGCGCTGCCCCAGCGGCCGCCGGAATTCCGCTGATCGCACCGTTCTTATCCATCGTGAGCCCCAGTGGCAGTAGCGTACCCGAGCTGAATTTATAAGGAGGCGCACCGCCACTGGCATGCAGTTGCTGCTGGTAGATCACTCCCACCTGTCCAGCTGCCACGTTCGATGTCACAGTAAGGTGCGCTGGGGGTGGTGGTGGTGGCGGAGCCGAGCCTCCCCCGCCACACGCGACCATACCTGCTACTACGCACACCATGATGAAAAGAGATGCGCTCTTCATAGGCCGCGCTCCTGGTTCACGCTGCCATGGATCGCCCGCAAATCATCGGGAATCAAGAGCAACGAGCCTTCAAAGCCATCCAGAATCTGCGGGGTATTGCTGAGCGTGAGATCCACTGCCGGCCCGGTTGTTCCCGCGGTTACGGAAAACGGGGAACTGGTGGCTGCGGAGCCGGGTATCGGGATTGGCGGATCCAGCGGCCCCACGCTCGAACCAGCCGTAAATGCACCGAACACAGATTCCGCCTCTATCGTGTACTGGTTGCCCCCAGGCACAGGCATCTGGTAAGAACCCAACATTCCGGGGGCGCGTCCACCGAAGACGTCGCCACCCGTGTTGTCATCAAGAAAACCACGAGGTGGACATTGGCTCGCCGGTGCGCATTGCAGATAGTTGCTGGTGATTGACTGGCCCAGGTTGCCCGTGAATTGGTACCCCGAGACCGACGAAACCGCCACCGCTCTAGGATTGCCGACCTGGCGTGCAATTACATTCGCACCTTGCACCGGCGTCTTACCATCGGAAAAAAAGATGGTTCCGGTGACGATCCCATACACCGAGCTGAAGGCAGTTTTTCCCCCACCCGTCGTGGCCACGGGGTAGAGAAAGGATATCCACGCCATGTCATCGGGAGACAGTGGACTAGGCCGAGTCTGGCAATGGGCGAAGGGGAACATCAAGGGCAAGCCGGCCACGTCGGTGGGGGAGCAATGATCCTGAGGCTGGAACAACACATCAAAGTTGATTTGCGAGTGTCCCAGCCCCGAAAGATGACCAATTTCATGCGTGATCGCCTCATCGAACTGGCTGTTCGATAACTCGCCGTTGCTGGGATCCAAGTCCTGCCACTCGCCACCCATCAGCAACATGGCTGAAAGAATCGTTCCAGCGCTGGGATCCACCGCGCAGAGAGAACTAAACCCAATTACCCCGCTCCGCGCGCCAAAAAGTCCGGTGAGTATGCTTCCATTGGCGTCAAAAACTACCGGGTTCTGTTGTCTGTGGGAGCAGGAGCTGAATAATGTGTTCAGGTCGCCCACCGTCTTGGCGTCTCCCCCCGCCACCCCAAGAAGCGGACCCGCATTCGCATAGCTGATGGCGGCTGTCGGAACATTGGACCAGTTGGCGAACATGCTGTTAACGCGGGCTACGCCCTGCGCGTGTGTAATTTTCACCTTACCCGACTTGTCGATAGACATCGGCCCGCTGTCCACCCGATAACTGACGGGGAATGTTCTCCAGACCAGAGGCGCGCCGGAACTGCTCAGCATCAGAGGTCCGCCGGCAAAGGCCGCGCAACAGGCAGCCAATACAAACGCAAATAGGAGGAGGTGCCTGCCACGAATGTTCATCGGTTGCTCCTGGCTAAGTCGGCTACCAGTTGCTTCATGTCGTTCAGCGGCAATGGCCCGGCCTGCGCCGTCAGCGCCCGCACCGACCGCTCGGAAAGTGACACTCCCCGCATTGCTGCGTCCCGCTGCACCCCGGCAAGCAAGCCGATGTTGCCGCGACCGTTCTCAGCTACCAGGCGACCTGATAATTGGGATATCCGGAAGCGGCCTTGCTCCATGCCCACCGGCGCCGACAAGCCGTATTCGCTGGGAGTAGTCAGCATGAGCACTAATTCCTCCCCTTTGCGATAGCCCCCGGCATTCAAACGGTCGCGAATGTCCCAGAGAAACTGCCGAAAAGTGAAGGTCTTGTCGGCTTGTCCCTTCATCACTTCGTCCACCTTCATGGTGACTACCACCGTAGGTAGGTTCTGGAACTGGGGATGCGGCTCAACCCGCGCAAAAAGAACGTGCCCATGAACGATTGTCCCGGCGTTGCTAACCAGGGCAGACAGATTTTGCGGCGCAGTGACGGCGCCGTGTTGCGCCCAGCCCGAAACCGCCAGGCATACGGTAAGCACGAAGCAGAGAGCTCGGAGGAATTGCATCGAAAACTCCCGGTGGGGTGAGATGGCGGTGGCGTGACTTCGGGAAATACGGTACATATAACCCACAAATAGTCTTAAAACCTAAAGCGCCGAACTGCGGTGCCTAAAGTGGAGGGGTATGTTAGCAGAGATGGCACCGAATGCAACCCCCTAATTCGCATTTTCCGATTTTGCGAACAGAGAAAATACACGTCCTCCGAAGCTGCCAGCATCTTTAGTTCCAGAGTTGCTCCATTCTTAAGTTGGAATGCGCAAAACGCTCTTATCCCTTGAAGGATCAACAGGAATGAACCGATGAACTCAAGTCGGGCATAGTTATCTCCGCCACACACTGCTGAGCACAATTTCCACTATCGTAGGAAGCAAACTTCCATTTTTAATTATTGGAACACACTGTGGAGGATTGACCCGACAGATGAACGAACCGTTACATGCCTCCTATCTGGTGTCCATTCGGTGAGCCTCGATCTCTCGTGGCTTGACACCGCCTGGGGTTTAATCGTTTAATTCCACCGCCTTCCCAACATGCAGCGGACCGGACCCACGGAAGATGCGAGCGGTCGTCCAGATCGCCGTGACTTTTTGAAAAAGATGGGAGGGAGTGTGGTCGCTCTGCCGCTTGCGCGCAGCTTGGCCCCTATAAAACAACCCCGCTCAGTCCCTGGGACTGACAATCGCAACGCCGCCTCCCAGCTGCGCTGGCCCCAACCCATCGGCAGCCCCGTCCTGGACAGCCTCCGTCCAGTCATTGAGAACTCCCGCGACGTCCACACCAATGTCGCCAAAATTGGGGAGCACGCCGGTTGGATGGCCTATGAAGAGCTGCCTCTGCCCGAGTTCGGCCTACCCTTCGGGATCGGCGACAATCCCCGGCAGGCGATTGATTTCATCCTGGTGGCTGACGCCATTGACTTCGCCTTCACCGACTTCAGCACCAATATCAAGTTCCAGGTGGACTTCGCCGGCAAGCATTGGTCGGATTCGGACGCGATGTTTGGCTGCCTCAAGCGTGCCCTCGACGAGAACATCCCAATTCTGGATGGCAAGTTCCTCAGCCGGGTGACCCGTGCCGAGCTCGAGCGCATTTTCCGGGGCAACATCGAGATGCCCATGCTGGACGAGCGCGTCGCCATCTTTCACGAAGTGGGCGGCGTCCTGGCGTCGCGCTATGACGGGCACTTTTACAATTTCGTCAAATCGGCATCGCCGCGGGTTTATGACAACGGAAGGGGACTGGTGGACAAACTCGTCGCCGAGTTTCCTCGCTTCAATGATGTGAGCACCTACGACGGCAAACAGATAAAGATCTACAAGCTTCCGCAGCTCGGTGTCTGGATGCTTTACAGTGCGTTACATGCCAAAGGCGGCTTCCAGCTGCAAGATCCCGAAAAGATGACCGCCTTTGCCGACTACATTGTTCCGGCGGCGTTACGCGTGATGGACATCCTGCAATATTCGCCGGGGCTGGAAGAAACCATCAACCAGCACCGCATGGTGCCGCGCGACAGCACCCAGGAAATCGAAATTCGCGCGCACACGCTCTATGCCACGGCGCTGCTGCGGGAAGAGGTCAACAAGCGGCGTCCATCAGACATGCAAGTGATTATTCCGCAGATTGACGCTCGCTTATGGACGCATTACCACACGACATTCTGGCCGCACCATCTCACTCGCACCATCATGTATTGATAGCGGCCACTTGAGGAAAAACGAATGCCCGTATCTACCCGATGTCTGCGGTTCGCCGTCATCTCTGCAGCCCTGTTACTTTCTATTCAGACCGCCTACCCGCAAGCCGGAAACCGCCGCAAAGTCATCATTGATCAGGACTGTCGTGGGCCAGCCACCACCGACCATCAAGCCATCCTCGTATTTGTCCAATCTCCCGAGGTCGAGACCCTGGGCATCACCGTCGTAAGTGGCGACCAGTGGCGCGACGAAGAGGTTGCGCACACGCTGCGCATGTTGGAGATCATCGGTCGCACCGACATTCCGGTTGTCCCCGGCGCAATTTTTCCTCTGATCAACAATAAGGAAGAGATCACCCGCTGGGAAAAATTGTACGGCAAGGTTCCCTACAAAGGCGCATGGAACGAACGCAAGCTGGGGAATTACACCGGCGCCTGGAACCAGGACTACCACGGGCCATTCGTGGTGCCGACGCTCCCCGAAGGCAATCCCACTACCAAGCCGGCCAACGAGGATGCCGCTCACTTCCTGGTCCGCATGGTTCGCCAATATCCGCACGAGGTCACCATCTACGCCGGCGGGCCTTTAACTAACCTGGCGCTGGCCATCGCACTCGACCACGAGTTTCCCAGTCTGGCTAAAGAATTAGTAGTGATGGGCGGCAGCTTGAATCCCGCGCCCGAAGATGCCGAATTTGCCAGCAACCCGCGCCGCGAATTTAATTTCTGGTGGGACCCTGAGGCCACGCACATGGTGCTGCGCGCGCCCTGGCCGAAGATTACGGTCACGACGGTCGATATTTCTATCAAAACTCGGCTGAAGAAACCTATGATCGCGCAGATCGCCGCCGCCAATACTCCGGCTGCGCAGTATCTGGCCAAGTGGGCGGACGAGGAATACATGTGGGACGAGCTTGCCGCTGCCGCCTGGCTCGATCCTTCGATCATTACCAAGCAGCGCAAGGTCTACCTGGACATTGATATTGACCACGGTGCCAGTTACGGAAACACTCTGAGCTGGGCTGAGGGCCAGAACCCCGGTTTGGGCGAGCAACTAGCCATCGTGCAGGAAGACCTGAACAAAGATAAGTTTTATTCCATGTTCATAGATTTGATGAAGCGTCCGACGCCGCCGGCGAGGGCAGGGCGCTAGAAGATCAGTTCATTATTAAAGCGTTACTTTAAGGAGTATTTATGGCGACGAAGATGGATGTGATCGGGCTTGGCAGTTGCACGGTTGACTTCTTCGCCATCGTGCCCAAGCTGATCGGCGCGGACGAGAAGGTCAACGCTACCCGTCTTGAAGTGCACGCAGGCGGGGTCACCGCCAACAACCTCACGCAGGTCGCCCGCTTGGGCGCAAAGACCGGCTGGATCGGCTTCATCGGCGACGACGAAAACGGCCGCATTATCACTAAGGCTTTTGAGGACGACGGTATGGACTTGTCCGGCGTCGAAGTGCGGAAAGGAGAGCTCTCCTCGCTCACCTGGATTCCGGTAGATTCCGAAGGCGAGCGCTGCATCTATATGTTTCCCAATATCACCGCCAGGATTACACCGAAAGATATCCAATCGCGCTTCGCCAAGGACATCCGCGATTCGCGACACTTCCATACCGAAGCTTCTCAGTTGCCGCTGGCGCCCGTGCTCGAAGCCATTCGCGTGGCCCGCAGCGCCGGAGTGAAGACGATCTTCGATCTCGATGTCGCCCCCTCGTATGTAGTCACGTCTGGCCTCGGCAGCGAAGCGGAGCTGACGGGCATTCTGCGCACCATTGACGTGCTGAAGCCTTGCAAGGCTGCCGCCCGAGAGC
Coding sequences within:
- a CDS encoding nucleoside hydrolase, which produces MPVSTRCLRFAVISAALLLSIQTAYPQAGNRRKVIIDQDCRGPATTDHQAILVFVQSPEVETLGITVVSGDQWRDEEVAHTLRMLEIIGRTDIPVVPGAIFPLINNKEEITRWEKLYGKVPYKGAWNERKLGNYTGAWNQDYHGPFVVPTLPEGNPTTKPANEDAAHFLVRMVRQYPHEVTIYAGGPLTNLALAIALDHEFPSLAKELVVMGGSLNPAPEDAEFASNPRREFNFWWDPEATHMVLRAPWPKITVTTVDISIKTRLKKPMIAQIAAANTPAAQYLAKWADEEYMWDELAAAAWLDPSIITKQRKVYLDIDIDHGASYGNTLSWAEGQNPGLGEQLAIVQEDLNKDKFYSMFIDLMKRPTPPARAGR
- a CDS encoding putative Ig domain-containing protein; the encoded protein is MKSASLFIMVCVVAGMVACGGGGSAPPPPPPPAHLTVTSNVAAGQVGVIYQQQLHASGGAPPYKFSSGTLLPLGLTMDKNGAISGIPAAAGAAHFTVNVTDSGTGTGTGTVHLNVTAAPFAITTTSLPDAVVNHFYEVQLATLGTAGPGFWTLSGSLPTGMGFSALGIVTGTPTVTGSFSFTVSVPDSIGTIATQALTLNVVSSAARNDDIAHATPITRGKFTASLSPGFDASTGLLAPADSDFYAVNTVGGATYTIESFADRLIPTPSQMDTVIELVDSNGQRLQTCDDPALDAATAPLVPPKLVGGFFDQCINDDVQIGGSTRDSRILLRVPGALGAPTTFFVHVFEFRGMARPDFIYQLSVDGSN
- a CDS encoding queuosine salvage family protein, producing the protein MVALPLARSLAPIKQPRSVPGTDNRNAASQLRWPQPIGSPVLDSLRPVIENSRDVHTNVAKIGEHAGWMAYEELPLPEFGLPFGIGDNPRQAIDFILVADAIDFAFTDFSTNIKFQVDFAGKHWSDSDAMFGCLKRALDENIPILDGKFLSRVTRAELERIFRGNIEMPMLDERVAIFHEVGGVLASRYDGHFYNFVKSASPRVYDNGRGLVDKLVAEFPRFNDVSTYDGKQIKIYKLPQLGVWMLYSALHAKGGFQLQDPEKMTAFADYIVPAALRVMDILQYSPGLEETINQHRMVPRDSTQEIEIRAHTLYATALLREEVNKRRPSDMQVIIPQIDARLWTHYHTTFWPHHLTRTIMY
- a CDS encoding carbohydrate kinase family protein, coding for MATKMDVIGLGSCTVDFFAIVPKLIGADEKVNATRLEVHAGGVTANNLTQVARLGAKTGWIGFIGDDENGRIITKAFEDDGMDLSGVEVRKGELSSLTWIPVDSEGERCIYMFPNITARITPKDIQSRFAKDIRDSRHFHTEASQLPLAPVLEAIRVARSAGVKTIFDLDVAPSYVVTSGLGSEAELTGILRTIDVLKPCKAAARELTGETDYDRIAKKMLALGPKLVAITMGAEGCMVAAGDRSSHIPSFKVKVVDTTGAGDAFMGGLSYGLLQGWDHERVGQFANACAALCCTKVGARAMASLGEVNALVASRAEGAVAV